One genomic window of Trichomycterus rosablanca isolate fTriRos1 chromosome 1, fTriRos1.hap1, whole genome shotgun sequence includes the following:
- the LOC134324653 gene encoding tetraspanin-7-like, translating into MKEREWAADKTAGRTMSCTLVTASYDSLPAQLSPRRVKDHHFARRLSSPRGLVAQSLLSVPRRPSALPGYSSSFLQKQNDLNNHHQQKRLSLSLESEASLAPHVPQADTAALCCQPVGIVPLLRLVLLIFSCLFWAAGLAIFTLGVWAQVSLADYMLLSSNHYPNAPVILIATGAAVTTWGFLGCLGVAANLPCLLRTYGFFQLAVLLGGLAAGLSGLFYREDIAAGFRSGLQRAVESYGEDDGRTNALDGLQTALKCCGAEGWNDWFLSEWATQDAVSLIGILGNDTYLVSVPDSCCIRRKACRNRPLPDGGTGSIEHLGIHPDGCFGKVFSLVNDNIFHIAASVLALAFTQVAGITLACLLANHLDSHPHRQVS; encoded by the coding sequence atgaaagagagagagtgggCAGCGGATAAAACTGCAGGCAGGACCATGAGCTGCACACTTGTGACTGCATCCTACGACTCACTGCCTGCCCAGCTGAGCCCCCGTCGAGTCAAGGACCATCACTTTGCTCGAAGGCTTTCATCTCCGAGGGGCTTGGTAGCCCAAAGCCTTCTTTCCGTGCCTCGTCGACCCTCGGCTCTGCCCGGATATTCATCTTCTTTTTTACAGAAGCAGAACGACCTCAACAATCATCATCAGCAGAAGCGCCTCTCCTTGTCGCTGGAATCTGAAGCCTCGCTGGCGCCTCATGTGCCTCAAGCAGACACGGCAGCACTATGCTGCCAACCGGTCGGCATCGTGCCACTGCTGCGCCTAGTACTGCTCATCTTCAGCTGCCTTTTCTGGGCTGCTGGGTTGGCGATCTTCACCCTAGGTGTCTGGGCACAAGTGTCCCTGGCCGACTACATGCTTCTTTCATCTAACCACTATCCAAACGCCCCGGTGATACTTATAGCTACAGGGGCTGCTGTCACTACCTGGGGTTTTCTGGGGTGCCTTGGGGTGGCAGCCAACCTGCCCTGTCTTCTCCGTACCTACGGCTTCTTCCAGCTTGCTGTGCTGTTGGGGGGCTTGGCCGCTGGTCTTTCAGGTCTTTTCTACAGGGAAGACATTGCTGCAGGTTTCCGCAGTGGCTTACAAAGAGCAGTAGAGAGCTACGGGGAAGATGACGGTCGAACGAATGCTCTGGATGGTCTTCAGACGGCATTAAAGTGTTGCGGCGCAGAAGGCTGGAATGACTGGTTCTTGTCTGAGTGGGCCACCCAGGATGCTGTTTCACTTATAGGCATATTAGGGAATGACACATATTTAGTGTCAGTACCGGACAGTTGCTGCATTCGGCGCAAAGCCTGTCGCAACAGGCCACTTCCAGATGGAGGAACTGGCAGTATTGAACACTTGGGGATTCACCCGGACGGCTGCTTTGGAAAAGTTTTCAGTTTGGTCAATGATAATATCTTTCACATTGCTGCTTCTGTGCTAGCTCTTGCTTTTACCCAGGTCGCTGGGATCACACTAGCATGTCTGCTTGCCAATCACCTGGATTCTCATCCTCACAGGCAAGTTTCCTAG